A region from the Manihot esculenta cultivar AM560-2 chromosome 13, M.esculenta_v8, whole genome shotgun sequence genome encodes:
- the LOC110630142 gene encoding O-fucosyltransferase 39 isoform X2, with the protein MELQTRGGLPGILVLLLPLLLPGFLSSLSYASPSKFWELNVAKPRHSSLLKSALQRETSHGKQSYLWDPLADQGWRPCVQSTPSLPVKSEGYLQVFLDGGLNQQRMGICDAVAVAKILNATLVIPHFEVNPVWQDSSSFMDIFDVDHFIDVLKDDISIVKELPDEFSWSTREYYATAIRATRIKTAPIHASANWYLDNVLPVLQSYGIAAISPFSHRLTFDSLPMDIQRLRCKVNFQALVFVPHIRALGDALVSRLRYPSKGTEVVNTGYLRETSHVTDENRARKFVVIHLRFDKDMAAHSACDFGGGKAEKLALAKYRQVIWQGRVLNSQFTDIELRSQGRCPLTPEEIGLLVAALGFDNSTRLYLASHKVYGGEARISTLRKLFPLMEDKKSLASSEERTQIKGKASLLAAVDYYVGLHSDIFISASPGNMHNAMLGHRTYKNMKTIRPNMALMGQLFLNKSISWPDFQQAVLEGHENRQGEIRLRKPKQSIYTYPAPDCMCEA; encoded by the exons atGGAGCTCCAAACAAGAGGAGGTCTTCCTGGAATTCTGGTGCTGCTTTTGCCTCTTCTTTTGCCTGGTTTTTTGAGCTCATTGAGCTATGCCTCTCCTTCTAAGTTCTGG GAGCTGAATGTTGCAAAACCTAGGCACTCATCTCTACTGAAGAGTGCTTTGCAGCGTGAGACT TCACATGGAAAGCAGTCTTATCTCTGGGATCCTTTGGCTGATCAAGGATGGAGACCGTGTGTTCAATCTACCCCGT CTTTGCCAGTGAAATCTGAGGGATACCTTCAAGTATTTCTTGATGGAGGGTTGAACCAGCAGAGAATGGGG ATATGTGATGCAGTGGCAGTTGCTAAAATACTGAATGCAACACTTGTCATCCCCCATTTTGAAGTCAATCCCGTTTGGCAAGATTCAAG CTCATTCATGGATATATTTGATGTCGATCACTTTATTGATGTGTTGAAGGATGACATTTCTATAGTTAAAGAGTTACCTGATGAGTTCTCCTGGAGCACACGGGAATACTATGCTACTGCTATTCGAGCCACCAGAATTAAGACAGCACCTATTCATGCTTCAGCTAACTGGTATCTGGATAATGTCTTGCCTGTACTACAGAG TTATGGAATAGCTGCAATCTCCCCATTCTCACACCGGCTGACTTTTGATAGCTTGCCCATGGATATCCAACGTTTACGTTGCAAAGTCAATTTTCAAGCATTAGTTTTTGTTCCCCATATTAGAGCACTTGGAGATGCTCTTGTCAGTCGCCTCAGGTATCCGTCCAAAGGAACTGAAGTTGTTAACACTGGTTACCTACGGGAAACCTCTCATGTGACTGATGAAAACAGAGCAAGGAAGTTTGTTGTGATACACCTTCGTTTTGATAAG GATATGGCTGCCCATTCAGCCTGTGATTTTGGTGGGGGCAAAGCTGAAAAGTTGGCTCTGGCGAAGTACCGACAAGTAATTTGGCAAGGAAGGGTCCTTAACTCGCAGTTCACCGACATAGAATTGAGGAGTCAGGGCCGTTGCCCATTGACTCCTGAAGAGATCGGATTGCTAGTAGCAGCTTTGGGCTTTGACAACAGTACTCGTCTATACCTTGCTTCCCACAAG GTATATGGTGGGGAAGCTAGGATATCAACTTTACGAAAGTTGTTTCCTCTTATGGAAGACAAAAAGAGTCTTGCCTCTTCAGAAGAACGTACACAGATTAAAGGAAAGGCTTCTCTGTTAGCTGCAGTTGATTACTATGTTGGCTTGCATAGCGACATCTTCATCTCTGCTTCTCCAGGAAATATGCACAATGCAATG TTGGGACATAGAACTTACAAGAACATGAAAACCATAAGGCCCAACATGGCATTGATGGGACAACTGTTCCTGAACAAAAGCATCAGCTGGCCAGACTTCCAGCAAGCAGTTCTTGAAGGGCATGAAAACCGACAAGGCGAGATCCGACTAAGGAAACCAAAACAGTCCATATATACATATCCTGCACCTGATTGTATGTGCGAGGCTTAA
- the LOC110630142 gene encoding O-fucosyltransferase 39 isoform X1, with protein MELQTRGGLPGILVLLLPLLLPGFLSSLSYASPSKFWELNVAKPRHSSLLKSALQRETSHGKQSYLWDPLADQGWRPCVQSTPSALPVKSEGYLQVFLDGGLNQQRMGICDAVAVAKILNATLVIPHFEVNPVWQDSSSFMDIFDVDHFIDVLKDDISIVKELPDEFSWSTREYYATAIRATRIKTAPIHASANWYLDNVLPVLQSYGIAAISPFSHRLTFDSLPMDIQRLRCKVNFQALVFVPHIRALGDALVSRLRYPSKGTEVVNTGYLRETSHVTDENRARKFVVIHLRFDKDMAAHSACDFGGGKAEKLALAKYRQVIWQGRVLNSQFTDIELRSQGRCPLTPEEIGLLVAALGFDNSTRLYLASHKVYGGEARISTLRKLFPLMEDKKSLASSEERTQIKGKASLLAAVDYYVGLHSDIFISASPGNMHNAMLGHRTYKNMKTIRPNMALMGQLFLNKSISWPDFQQAVLEGHENRQGEIRLRKPKQSIYTYPAPDCMCEA; from the exons atGGAGCTCCAAACAAGAGGAGGTCTTCCTGGAATTCTGGTGCTGCTTTTGCCTCTTCTTTTGCCTGGTTTTTTGAGCTCATTGAGCTATGCCTCTCCTTCTAAGTTCTGG GAGCTGAATGTTGCAAAACCTAGGCACTCATCTCTACTGAAGAGTGCTTTGCAGCGTGAGACT TCACATGGAAAGCAGTCTTATCTCTGGGATCCTTTGGCTGATCAAGGATGGAGACCGTGTGTTCAATCTACCCCGT CAGCTTTGCCAGTGAAATCTGAGGGATACCTTCAAGTATTTCTTGATGGAGGGTTGAACCAGCAGAGAATGGGG ATATGTGATGCAGTGGCAGTTGCTAAAATACTGAATGCAACACTTGTCATCCCCCATTTTGAAGTCAATCCCGTTTGGCAAGATTCAAG CTCATTCATGGATATATTTGATGTCGATCACTTTATTGATGTGTTGAAGGATGACATTTCTATAGTTAAAGAGTTACCTGATGAGTTCTCCTGGAGCACACGGGAATACTATGCTACTGCTATTCGAGCCACCAGAATTAAGACAGCACCTATTCATGCTTCAGCTAACTGGTATCTGGATAATGTCTTGCCTGTACTACAGAG TTATGGAATAGCTGCAATCTCCCCATTCTCACACCGGCTGACTTTTGATAGCTTGCCCATGGATATCCAACGTTTACGTTGCAAAGTCAATTTTCAAGCATTAGTTTTTGTTCCCCATATTAGAGCACTTGGAGATGCTCTTGTCAGTCGCCTCAGGTATCCGTCCAAAGGAACTGAAGTTGTTAACACTGGTTACCTACGGGAAACCTCTCATGTGACTGATGAAAACAGAGCAAGGAAGTTTGTTGTGATACACCTTCGTTTTGATAAG GATATGGCTGCCCATTCAGCCTGTGATTTTGGTGGGGGCAAAGCTGAAAAGTTGGCTCTGGCGAAGTACCGACAAGTAATTTGGCAAGGAAGGGTCCTTAACTCGCAGTTCACCGACATAGAATTGAGGAGTCAGGGCCGTTGCCCATTGACTCCTGAAGAGATCGGATTGCTAGTAGCAGCTTTGGGCTTTGACAACAGTACTCGTCTATACCTTGCTTCCCACAAG GTATATGGTGGGGAAGCTAGGATATCAACTTTACGAAAGTTGTTTCCTCTTATGGAAGACAAAAAGAGTCTTGCCTCTTCAGAAGAACGTACACAGATTAAAGGAAAGGCTTCTCTGTTAGCTGCAGTTGATTACTATGTTGGCTTGCATAGCGACATCTTCATCTCTGCTTCTCCAGGAAATATGCACAATGCAATG TTGGGACATAGAACTTACAAGAACATGAAAACCATAAGGCCCAACATGGCATTGATGGGACAACTGTTCCTGAACAAAAGCATCAGCTGGCCAGACTTCCAGCAAGCAGTTCTTGAAGGGCATGAAAACCGACAAGGCGAGATCCGACTAAGGAAACCAAAACAGTCCATATATACATATCCTGCACCTGATTGTATGTGCGAGGCTTAA